Proteins found in one Cyprinus carpio isolate SPL01 chromosome B10, ASM1834038v1, whole genome shotgun sequence genomic segment:
- the sytl2a gene encoding synaptotagmin-like protein 2 isoform X3, protein MIDLSYLTEEEQEMILAVLKRDAELKKLEEQRVKQLRKTERDRSRLKYLTGEWFYETKNHRHRDRIHGSDIIRTSMRQKKPVTILELSQRWSEKPSCVYGEKKDVYIPPELLGLIEDPSTESHNERADDELPEAQREGQILQIKPRQNPFSSVRSQRDDARLINGVKEADQIPAEETFLPAENYTLHHTTPNTDNTDTHIVTQCKPVPKKRLLLYSCNNSSLDTVMGGNGVKQVVTPAPRGILKHSISSCSSTDSLHLQISTNDDSSSSQSSASVSPFSPETPISPPLSPCSVHSVSGWLDRKQVRFSSVVGSIERVQGEHSVLEEDWGPLSEPDRSNTTDNGHHEVYGEPQHSQVSNFHGSTEVAGKAIGLRAEGQTDKVTVEEGRSFSKVFEWFGRGSRDGKLKESPVKNEMNEEEPKDHESPEAKSEDSVPPVLQPKTKPPPKTRRGLFSLFSRAEKKDKSPEVQASDQDEISQDKTESSEYKKSCTLRSEDDNLPPQTSVPTNSKTAEILQVKTDKQICEDPPQIETFDQGEISPGRLANLKSFWERGNKGPKILSIKREAEVEESEPSQLNENYHDAEERRLSDSSISPSKPNPNDPKPNPVDVQSTSCEISPILHRRTSSGVDISVISSLEDEKPSSLESNRLSEVSSSELQTLTVKMNAKLSPSSLLKHKDKSLGNELQEESIAMDISDLKKEIATFKMSLGQQEDKVSINDLKSFWEKEKGGLRVIVGSPTYTAYVKDPSPESSPKRSSIELSEPQFDIRSTSPSFPGRMSFKEAGLTQKEKMEQTEENQKSPSTVPLQDLQDIRGRVPYITQNISNFKQSISDEHSKLSPPSSPLRSLLAKGQHDEPQPTDIYHPKHQDQTRTPSPLLQSKVPRRDSYPNKETRKDPLGSPLRTFAIDINPANKSPCTLRVNPGQTRSCISPEHHRKTSDGGCDVRPIMPKERKLSADSLTRFYIPLSLHYYLGIPEQAVLDERKQVNVQAGETFEQVNQGRMSNESSPSQHSLLESEEITFDSSGSSTPEAWSVSHASSYWDSEDDSPVKAALERANARPISISKSLEDMASTPLQRWKTDPRSEVGLSMENVSAVTSNTKTSFSDPEQVTGSVMSIYSSELGNVEVKGAIQFAIHYVQKLGEFHIFVVQCKDLAVADVKRNRSDPYVKCYLLPDKAKYGKKKTCVRKKTLDPTYNEILRFKIPVETLKTQKLNTSVWHNDTFGRNMFLGEVELDLAEWDFSNSQMNEYFLKGRIQVPTSPKHSVGSVEMGAEIKVALRFVLQTSHSHKNKRNGELQIWVKECKNLPITRGVAIDPFVKCAVLPDTSRKSRQKTRVLKRASNPVFNHTMVYDGFRQEDLKEACVELTVWDHYRLNNRFIGGIRLGPGTGKSYGTEVNWMDSNVAEAAQWERMMQSPDEWVEDILPLRMMVMARMSR, encoded by the exons ATGATTGACCTGAGTTATCTGACAGAGGAAGAGCAAGAGATGATCCTGGCAGTGCTGAAGAGAGATGCAGAGCTTAAGAAGTTGGAAGAACAGAGGGTCAA GCAGCTTCGTAAGACTGAGCGAGACAGAAGCAGGCTGAAGTACTTGACTGGGGAGTGGTTTTATGAGACAAAGaatcacagacacagagacaggaTCCATGGCTCCGACATCATCAGAACGTCCATGAGACAGAAGAAACCCGTGACGATAT TGGAACTTTCTCAAAGATGGTCTGAGAAACCCAGTTGTGTTTATGGTGAGAAGAAAGATGTGTACATCCCTCCAGAGCTTCTAGGCCTTATTGAGGATCCATCCACAGAATCACACAATGAGAG GGCGGATGATGAGTTGCCGGAAGCCCAGCGGGAAGGGCAGATACTTCAAATCAAG CCAAGGCAGAATCCATTCAGTAGTGTGCGATCGCAGAGAGATGATGCCAGACTTATCAATGGAGTGAAAGAGGCTGATCAGATACCTGCTGAGG AGACTTTCCTTCCAGCTGAGAACTATACACTCCATCACACTACTCCAAACACAGACAACACTGACACCCACATAGTCACACAATGCAAACCTGTGCCAAAAAAAAGATTACTGCTGTACTCCTGCAACAACTCTTCCCTGGACACTGTCATGGGTGGCAATGGAGTTAAACAAGTCGTGACCCCTGCTCCCAGAGGCATCCTGAAGCACAGCATCTCTAGCTGTAGCTCTACTGACTCCCTGCATCTCCAGATTTCTACCAATGATGACAGCAGCAGCAGTCAGTCTTCAGCTTCAGTCAGCCCCTTCAGTCCTGAAACTCCCATCAGCCCTCCTCTTTCCCCCTGCTCAGTGCACTCTGTGTCAGGGTGGTTAGATAGGAAACAGGTTCGCTTCTCCTCTGTTGTTGGGTCTATAGAGAGAGTGCAAGGAGAGCACAGTGTCCTGGAAGAAGACTGGGGTCCTCTGTCGGAACCAGATAGAAGCAATACCACAGACAACG GACATCATGAGGTTTATGGTGAGCCTCAGCACTCACAGGTGTCCAACTTCCATGGCTCTACTGAGGTAGCAGGTAAGGCCATTGGGTTACGTGCAGAGGGCCAGACTGATAAGGTTACAGTGGAAGAGGGTCGTTCATTTTCTAAGGTATTTGAATGGTTTGGGAGAGGCTCTCGAGATGGAAAGCTGAAGGAGTCGCCAGTTAAgaatgagatgaatgaagaggAACCAAAAGATCATGAAAGCCCAGAAGCCAAGTCAGAAGATTCAGTGCCTCCAGTTTTACAGCCAAAGACCAAGCCTCCACCAAAGACACGTAGGGggcttttttcattgttttcgAGAGCAGAGAAAAAAGATAAGAGTCCTGAAGTTCAAGCATCTGACCAAGATGAGATAAGTCAAGATAAAACAGAAAGTTCTGAATATAAAAAATCTTGTACTTTGAGGTCTGAAGATGATAATTTACCTCCACAGACCTCTGTTCCTACAAACAGCAAGACTGCAGAAATACTGCAggtaaaaacagacaaacaaatatgCGAAGATCCTCCTCAAATAGAGACGTTTGACCAAGGTGAAATATCACCAGGAAGACTAGCCAACCTGAAGTCATTCTGGGAAAGGGGGAACAAAGGACCTAAAATATTGAGCATCAAAAGAGAAGCCGAGGTAGAAGAAAGTGAGCCATCTCAGCTTAATGAGAATTATCATGATGCTGAGGAACGAAGGTTGTCAGATTCCAGCATCAGCCCATCCAAACCCAATCCAAATGATCCTAAGCCAAATCCAGTTGATGTACAATCTACATCATGTGAGATTTCTCCAATCTTACATAGAAGAACATCCAGTGGTGTTGATATATCAGTCATATCCTCACTTGAAGATGAGAAACCTTCTAGTTTGGAGAGCAATAGGCTCTCAGAAGTTTCAAGCAGTGAACTACAAACTCTCACAGTAAAAATGAATGCCAAATTGTCACCCAGTTCATTGCTAAAACACAAAGATAAATCTCTGGGCAATGAGCTACAGGAAGAGTCAATCGCCATGGACATATCAGACTTGAAGAAGGAAATCGCCACCTTCAAGATGTCCCTAGGTCAACAGGAGGATAAAGTTTCAATTAATGATCTCAAGTCATtttgggagaaagaaaaaggtGGCCTTAGAGTAATTGTTGGTTCACCAACATACACAGCTTATGTTAAAGATCCATCCCCAGAGTCATCTCCAAAACGTTCTTCAATAGAACTTTCTGAACCTCAGTTTGACATCAGGTCAACCAGCCCAAGTTTCCCAGGCAGAATGAGTTTCAAAGAGGCTGGACTGACACAAAAAGAGAAGATGGAACAGACCGAGGAAAACCAAAAAAGTCCAAGTACAGTGCCATTACAAGACCTTCAAGATATCAGAGGTAGGGTACCTTACATCACCCAGAATATTTCTAATTTCAAACAGTCCATTTCAGACGAACACTCAAAGCTAAGTCCACCATCATCTCCCCTCAGAAGTCTCCTTGCAAAAGGTCAACATGATGAGCCACAGCCCACTGACATTTACCACCCAAAACACCAAGATCAAACCAGAACTCCCAGTCCATTACTGCAGTCTAAAGTACCTCGTAGAGATTCATATCCAAACAAAGAAACCAGGAAGGATCCCTTAGGTTCTCCCTTAAGAACCTTTGCGATAGATATTAATCCCGCCAACAAGAGTCCATGCACTTTAAGGGTTAATCCAGGGCAAACCAGGTCTTGCATCTCTCCTGAACACCACAGGAAGACTTCAGATGGAGGCTGTGATGTAAGACCCATCATGCCCAAAGAACGAAAGTTGTCAGCGGACTCTCTGACCCGGTTTTATATTCCCCTGAGTTTACACTATTACCTGGGCATACCTGAGCAGGCAGTCTTAGATGAAAGAAAACAGGTTAATGTGCAGGCAGGTGAAACTTTTGAACAGGTGAACCAAGGCAGAATGAGCAATGAGAGCTCCCCTTCTCAACACTCCCTGCTTGAATCAGAGGAGATCACCTTTGACTCCTCTGGGAGCTCCACACCTGAAGCCTGGTCAGTCTCACACGCCAGTTCATACT GGGACAGTGAGGATGACAGCCCTGTCAAAGCTGCCCTTGAACGAGCCAATGCCAGACCCATCTCTATTTCCAAGAGTTTAGAGGACATGGCATCCACACCTTTAC AGAGATGGAAGACTGACCCAAGGAGTGAAGTTGGGCTGAGTATggaaaatg TATCTGCAGTCACTTCCAACACCAAAACATCCTTCTCCGACCCAGAACAG GTCACTGGCAGTGTAATGAGCATCTACAGTAGTGAGTTGGGTAATGTGGAGGTCAAAGGCGCAATCCAGTTCGCCATTCACTACGTGCAAAAACTGGGAGAGTTCCACATCTTTGTTGTGCAATGCAAGGACCTCGCCGTGGCAGATGTAAAGAGGAACCGATCTGATCC GTATGTTAAATGTTACTTGTTACCTGACAAAGCAaaatatggaaagaaaaaaacatgcgtGAGGAAGAAGACTCTGGATccaacttacaatgaaatactaCGG TTCAAGATTCCAGTGGAGACACTGAAAACCCAGAAGCTGAACACCTCTGTGTGGCACAACGACACTTTTGGGCGTAACATGTTTCTTGGAGAGGTTGAGCTCGATTTGGCCGAATGGGATTTCAGTAACTCTCAGATGAATGAGTATTTCCTTAAAGGAAGG ATCCAGGTTCCCACCAGCCCAAAACATTCTGTCGGCAGCGTGGAAATGGGTGCAGAGATTAAAGTTGCTCTGCGTTTCGTCCTACAGACTTCTCACA GTCACAAGAACAAGAGGAACGGTGAGTTGCAAATATGGGTGAAAGAATGCAAGAATCTGCCTATAACCAGAGGTGTTGCCATTGACCCCTTTGTTAAATG CGCAGTCCTCCCAGATACCAGCCGGAAAAGCCGTCAGAAGACCAGAGTGTTGAAGAGGGCATCTAACCCAGTGTTTAACCACACAATGGTGTATGATGGTTTCAGGCAAGAGGACCTCAAAGAGGCCTGTGTGGAGCTTACTGTGTGGGATCACTATAGACTCAACAACCGCTTTATTGGGGGTATTAGGCTGGGTCCAGGAACAG GTAAAAGTTATGGCACTGAAGTGAACTGGATGGACTCTAATGTTGCTGAAGCAGCCCAGTGGGAGAGAATGATGCAGTCTCCAGATGAATGGGTGGAAGATATTTTACCTTTGAGAATGATGGTCATGGCAAGAATGTCTAGATAG
- the sytl2a gene encoding synaptotagmin-like protein 2 isoform X5: MIDLSYLTEEEQEMILAVLKRDAELKKLEEQRVKQLRKTERDRSRLKYLTGEWFYETKNHRHRDRIHGSDIIRTSMRQKKPVTILELSQRWSEKPSCVYGEKKDVYIPPELLGLIEDPSTESHNERADDELPEAQREGQILQIKPRQNPFSSVRSQRDDARLINGVKEADQIPAEGHHEVYGEPQHSQVSNFHGSTEVAGKAIGLRAEGQTDKVTVEEGRSFSKVFEWFGRGSRDGKLKESPVKNEMNEEEPKDHESPEAKSEDSVPPVLQPKTKPPPKTRRGLFSLFSRAEKKDKSPEVQASDQDEISQDKTESSEYKKSCTLRSEDDNLPPQTSVPTNSKTAEILQVKTDKQICEDPPQIETFDQGEISPGRLANLKSFWERGNKGPKILSIKREAEVEESEPSQLNENYHDAEERRLSDSSISPSKPNPNDPKPNPVDVQSTSCEISPILHRRTSSGVDISVISSLEDEKPSSLESNRLSEVSSSELQTLTVKMNAKLSPSSLLKHKDKSLGNELQEESIAMDISDLKKEIATFKMSLGQQEDKVSINDLKSFWEKEKGGLRVIVGSPTYTAYVKDPSPESSPKRSSIELSEPQFDIRSTSPSFPGRMSFKEAGLTQKEKMEQTEENQKSPSTVPLQDLQDIRGRVPYITQNISNFKQSISDEHSKLSPPSSPLRSLLAKGQHDEPQPTDIYHPKHQDQTRTPSPLLQSKVPRRDSYPNKETRKDPLGSPLRTFAIDINPANKSPCTLRVNPGQTRSCISPEHHRKTSDGGCDVRPIMPKERKLSADSLTRFYIPLSLHYYLGIPEQAVLDERKQVNVQAGETFEQVNQGRMSNESSPSQHSLLESEEITFDSSGSSTPEAWSVSHASSYWDSEDDSPVKAALERANARPISISKSLEDMASTPLQRWKTDPRSEVGLSMENVSAVTSNTKTSFSDPEQVKMMSMSVPAFMQQEMDFRNSDCASVSSFHYDRLRTCNTPSNFSTCSEVASMSSVTGSVMSIYSSELGNVEVKGAIQFAIHYVQKLGEFHIFVVQCKDLAVADVKRNRSDPYVKCYLLPDKAKYGKKKTCVRKKTLDPTYNEILRFKIPVETLKTQKLNTSVWHNDTFGRNMFLGEVELDLAEWDFSNSQMNEYFLKGRIQVPTSPKHSVGSVEMGAEIKVALRFVLQTSHSHKNKRNGELQIWVKECKNLPITRGVAIDPFVKCAVLPDTSRKSRQKTRVLKRASNPVFNHTMVYDGFRQEDLKEACVELTVWDHYRLNNRFIGGIRLGPGTGKSYGTEVNWMDSNVAEAAQWERMMQSPDEWVEDILPLRMMVMARMSR, encoded by the exons ATGATTGACCTGAGTTATCTGACAGAGGAAGAGCAAGAGATGATCCTGGCAGTGCTGAAGAGAGATGCAGAGCTTAAGAAGTTGGAAGAACAGAGGGTCAA GCAGCTTCGTAAGACTGAGCGAGACAGAAGCAGGCTGAAGTACTTGACTGGGGAGTGGTTTTATGAGACAAAGaatcacagacacagagacaggaTCCATGGCTCCGACATCATCAGAACGTCCATGAGACAGAAGAAACCCGTGACGATAT TGGAACTTTCTCAAAGATGGTCTGAGAAACCCAGTTGTGTTTATGGTGAGAAGAAAGATGTGTACATCCCTCCAGAGCTTCTAGGCCTTATTGAGGATCCATCCACAGAATCACACAATGAGAG GGCGGATGATGAGTTGCCGGAAGCCCAGCGGGAAGGGCAGATACTTCAAATCAAG CCAAGGCAGAATCCATTCAGTAGTGTGCGATCGCAGAGAGATGATGCCAGACTTATCAATGGAGTGAAAGAGGCTGATCAGATACCTGCTGAGG GACATCATGAGGTTTATGGTGAGCCTCAGCACTCACAGGTGTCCAACTTCCATGGCTCTACTGAGGTAGCAGGTAAGGCCATTGGGTTACGTGCAGAGGGCCAGACTGATAAGGTTACAGTGGAAGAGGGTCGTTCATTTTCTAAGGTATTTGAATGGTTTGGGAGAGGCTCTCGAGATGGAAAGCTGAAGGAGTCGCCAGTTAAgaatgagatgaatgaagaggAACCAAAAGATCATGAAAGCCCAGAAGCCAAGTCAGAAGATTCAGTGCCTCCAGTTTTACAGCCAAAGACCAAGCCTCCACCAAAGACACGTAGGGggcttttttcattgttttcgAGAGCAGAGAAAAAAGATAAGAGTCCTGAAGTTCAAGCATCTGACCAAGATGAGATAAGTCAAGATAAAACAGAAAGTTCTGAATATAAAAAATCTTGTACTTTGAGGTCTGAAGATGATAATTTACCTCCACAGACCTCTGTTCCTACAAACAGCAAGACTGCAGAAATACTGCAggtaaaaacagacaaacaaatatgCGAAGATCCTCCTCAAATAGAGACGTTTGACCAAGGTGAAATATCACCAGGAAGACTAGCCAACCTGAAGTCATTCTGGGAAAGGGGGAACAAAGGACCTAAAATATTGAGCATCAAAAGAGAAGCCGAGGTAGAAGAAAGTGAGCCATCTCAGCTTAATGAGAATTATCATGATGCTGAGGAACGAAGGTTGTCAGATTCCAGCATCAGCCCATCCAAACCCAATCCAAATGATCCTAAGCCAAATCCAGTTGATGTACAATCTACATCATGTGAGATTTCTCCAATCTTACATAGAAGAACATCCAGTGGTGTTGATATATCAGTCATATCCTCACTTGAAGATGAGAAACCTTCTAGTTTGGAGAGCAATAGGCTCTCAGAAGTTTCAAGCAGTGAACTACAAACTCTCACAGTAAAAATGAATGCCAAATTGTCACCCAGTTCATTGCTAAAACACAAAGATAAATCTCTGGGCAATGAGCTACAGGAAGAGTCAATCGCCATGGACATATCAGACTTGAAGAAGGAAATCGCCACCTTCAAGATGTCCCTAGGTCAACAGGAGGATAAAGTTTCAATTAATGATCTCAAGTCATtttgggagaaagaaaaaggtGGCCTTAGAGTAATTGTTGGTTCACCAACATACACAGCTTATGTTAAAGATCCATCCCCAGAGTCATCTCCAAAACGTTCTTCAATAGAACTTTCTGAACCTCAGTTTGACATCAGGTCAACCAGCCCAAGTTTCCCAGGCAGAATGAGTTTCAAAGAGGCTGGACTGACACAAAAAGAGAAGATGGAACAGACCGAGGAAAACCAAAAAAGTCCAAGTACAGTGCCATTACAAGACCTTCAAGATATCAGAGGTAGGGTACCTTACATCACCCAGAATATTTCTAATTTCAAACAGTCCATTTCAGACGAACACTCAAAGCTAAGTCCACCATCATCTCCCCTCAGAAGTCTCCTTGCAAAAGGTCAACATGATGAGCCACAGCCCACTGACATTTACCACCCAAAACACCAAGATCAAACCAGAACTCCCAGTCCATTACTGCAGTCTAAAGTACCTCGTAGAGATTCATATCCAAACAAAGAAACCAGGAAGGATCCCTTAGGTTCTCCCTTAAGAACCTTTGCGATAGATATTAATCCCGCCAACAAGAGTCCATGCACTTTAAGGGTTAATCCAGGGCAAACCAGGTCTTGCATCTCTCCTGAACACCACAGGAAGACTTCAGATGGAGGCTGTGATGTAAGACCCATCATGCCCAAAGAACGAAAGTTGTCAGCGGACTCTCTGACCCGGTTTTATATTCCCCTGAGTTTACACTATTACCTGGGCATACCTGAGCAGGCAGTCTTAGATGAAAGAAAACAGGTTAATGTGCAGGCAGGTGAAACTTTTGAACAGGTGAACCAAGGCAGAATGAGCAATGAGAGCTCCCCTTCTCAACACTCCCTGCTTGAATCAGAGGAGATCACCTTTGACTCCTCTGGGAGCTCCACACCTGAAGCCTGGTCAGTCTCACACGCCAGTTCATACT GGGACAGTGAGGATGACAGCCCTGTCAAAGCTGCCCTTGAACGAGCCAATGCCAGACCCATCTCTATTTCCAAGAGTTTAGAGGACATGGCATCCACACCTTTAC AGAGATGGAAGACTGACCCAAGGAGTGAAGTTGGGCTGAGTATggaaaatg TATCTGCAGTCACTTCCAACACCAAAACATCCTTCTCCGACCCAGAACAGGTGAAGATGATGAGTATGTCAGTGCCTGCATTCATGCAACAAGAG ATGGATTTCAGAAACAGTGATTGTGCATCAGTGAGCAGTTTCCACTATGACAGACTGAGAACATGCAACACTCCTTCTAATTTTAGCACTTGCTCTGAAGTGGCCTCCATGTCCTCT GTCACTGGCAGTGTAATGAGCATCTACAGTAGTGAGTTGGGTAATGTGGAGGTCAAAGGCGCAATCCAGTTCGCCATTCACTACGTGCAAAAACTGGGAGAGTTCCACATCTTTGTTGTGCAATGCAAGGACCTCGCCGTGGCAGATGTAAAGAGGAACCGATCTGATCC GTATGTTAAATGTTACTTGTTACCTGACAAAGCAaaatatggaaagaaaaaaacatgcgtGAGGAAGAAGACTCTGGATccaacttacaatgaaatactaCGG TTCAAGATTCCAGTGGAGACACTGAAAACCCAGAAGCTGAACACCTCTGTGTGGCACAACGACACTTTTGGGCGTAACATGTTTCTTGGAGAGGTTGAGCTCGATTTGGCCGAATGGGATTTCAGTAACTCTCAGATGAATGAGTATTTCCTTAAAGGAAGG ATCCAGGTTCCCACCAGCCCAAAACATTCTGTCGGCAGCGTGGAAATGGGTGCAGAGATTAAAGTTGCTCTGCGTTTCGTCCTACAGACTTCTCACA GTCACAAGAACAAGAGGAACGGTGAGTTGCAAATATGGGTGAAAGAATGCAAGAATCTGCCTATAACCAGAGGTGTTGCCATTGACCCCTTTGTTAAATG CGCAGTCCTCCCAGATACCAGCCGGAAAAGCCGTCAGAAGACCAGAGTGTTGAAGAGGGCATCTAACCCAGTGTTTAACCACACAATGGTGTATGATGGTTTCAGGCAAGAGGACCTCAAAGAGGCCTGTGTGGAGCTTACTGTGTGGGATCACTATAGACTCAACAACCGCTTTATTGGGGGTATTAGGCTGGGTCCAGGAACAG GTAAAAGTTATGGCACTGAAGTGAACTGGATGGACTCTAATGTTGCTGAAGCAGCCCAGTGGGAGAGAATGATGCAGTCTCCAGATGAATGGGTGGAAGATATTTTACCTTTGAGAATGATGGTCATGGCAAGAATGTCTAGATAG